A single region of the Lates calcarifer isolate ASB-BC8 linkage group LG16_LG22, TLL_Latcal_v3, whole genome shotgun sequence genome encodes:
- the LOC127143390 gene encoding uncharacterized protein LOC127143390: MSEHREEFLLEIEAKLFGLTVKELHRVCEYCKIAGKDSEDIKNKTRRALVKHIVKFCEREEFLEREDEGMSVLLELNDTLEALREHPAETDDAGAAPLFSSPAAEEAEEETVRSAQPVSGRQHGDCTRVLPPPATPVTREVTQDEGAQNRGRNSISNNCWPSNGFRKDFRINGHVAKLNATGHRWVSELADFNITLKYRPGKINTDADFLSCTPVSMDSYMSECTEQCSPEVLSAIFGSVETQKQHEMDWISAITCSPHVQDFAADNQPDIKVTQQELLQAQSQDPVISHVLQLKASGVKPDRRIMGMETNKTKQLLHEWKRLYVSEEGLLKRKTATCTQIVLPEKYKAVVYKYLHCEMGHLGG; the protein is encoded by the exons ATGTCGGAGCACCGAGAAGAGTTCCTTTTGGAAATAGAGGCTAaactgtttggactgactgtGAAAGAGCTGCACCGAGTGTGTGAGTACTGTAAAATTGCGGGAAAAGACTCGGAGGACATTAAGAATAAAACTCGCCGCGCACTCGTTAAGCACATTGTAAAGTTTTGTGAACGTGAAGAGTTTCTGGAGAGGGAAGACGAAGGCATGTCTGTGCTTTTGGAGCTAAACGACACACTCGAGGCCCTGCGGGAGCACCCAGCGGAGACCGACGACGCGGGAGCGGCGCCACTCTTCTCTTCACCTGCGGccgaggaggcggaggaggagacGGTTCGTTCGGCTCAGCCTGTGTCGGGGCGACAACACGGAGACTGCACACGGGTTCTGCCACCACCAGCGACACCGGTGACCCGCGAGGTGACGCAGGACGAGGGGGCTcaaaacagaggcagaaactCCATCAGCAACAACTGCTGGCCTTCAAATGGATTTAGAAAAGACTTCAGGATAAATGGACATGTTG CTAAACTGAATGCGACCGGACATCGCTGGGTGTCTGAGCTTGCCGACTTCAACATCACACTGAAGTACCGTCCAGGAAAAATAAATACGGACGCAGATTTCCTGTCCTGCACACCTGTAAGTATGGACTCATACATGAGCGAGTGTACAGAGCAGTGCTCTCCTGAAGTGTTAAGTGCGATATTCGGCTCAGTcgaaacacaaaaacaacatgaaatggACTGGATTTCAGCCATTACCTGCAGCCCACATGTTCAGGACTTCGCTGCAGACAACCAGCCAGACATAAAAGTAACACAGCAAGAGTTACTACAAGCACAGTCTCAAGATCCTGTTATATCCCATGTACTCCAACTGAAAGCATCTGGAGTAAAGCCAGACAGAAGGATCATGGGTAtggaaacaaataaaaccaagcAACTCTTACATGAATGGAAAAGACTGTATGTTTCTGAAGAGGGTCTGTTGAAGCGTAAAACAGCAACTTGTACTCAAATTGTGCTTCCAGAAAAGTACAAAGCAGTTGTGTATAAGTACCTTCATTGTGAAATGGGACACCTTGGGGGTTGA